A single region of the Streptomyces sp. NBC_00425 genome encodes:
- a CDS encoding HEAT repeat domain-containing protein — MAMFVHLTSAADAPRIRRSGVRAAGRGQEGARGVHCFPVLPSHTLTHQWLRELARFGSRGGLVAVHVRLDDAEPVLTGHYRDAARGAQATVTAAEAVRRIAALEDPRGHEVFVPRAIAPREVHRIRRAPQTVGWRYLPDAHGTRPCTCFGCRVRGGHGARRLRERLPHPLDGPPPPPRVLLARVAAAGEPGDPAVLREALHWFGMRRRGPLAELAPLQAHPDPSVREALVWAVAGWSTPGVAGLLDRLAADPDPDVREAVLAVREP, encoded by the coding sequence ATGGCGATGTTCGTGCATCTGACCTCGGCGGCCGACGCGCCGCGCATCCGGCGCTCCGGCGTCCGCGCGGCCGGCCGCGGACAGGAAGGCGCTCGCGGGGTGCACTGCTTCCCTGTGCTGCCGTCGCACACCCTCACCCATCAATGGCTGCGCGAGCTGGCCCGGTTCGGCAGCCGGGGCGGCCTGGTCGCCGTCCATGTGCGGCTGGACGACGCCGAGCCGGTGCTCACCGGCCACTACCGGGACGCCGCCCGGGGCGCGCAGGCGACGGTCACGGCCGCCGAGGCGGTACGGCGGATCGCGGCGCTCGAAGACCCGCGCGGGCATGAGGTGTTCGTACCCCGGGCGATCGCCCCGCGCGAGGTGCACCGGATCCGCAGGGCCCCGCAGACGGTCGGCTGGCGGTATCTCCCGGACGCGCACGGCACCAGGCCCTGCACCTGTTTCGGCTGCCGGGTGCGCGGCGGCCACGGGGCCCGGCGGCTGCGCGAACGGCTGCCGCATCCCCTGGACGGTCCGCCCCCGCCGCCCCGGGTGCTGCTCGCCCGGGTGGCGGCAGCCGGCGAGCCCGGAGATCCGGCCGTGCTGCGGGAGGCGCTGCACTGGTTCGGCATGCGCAGGCGCGGCCCGCTCGCCGAACTGGCCCCGCTCCAGGCTCATCCCGACCCGTCGGTGCGGGAGGCACTGGTGTGGGCCGTGGCCGGTTGGAGCACTCCCGGAGTCGCCGGCCTGCTGGACCGCCTCGCCGCGGACCCGGACCCGGACGTCCGGGAGGCGGTGCTCGCCGTCCGCGAACCCTGA